The following proteins are encoded in a genomic region of Methanobrevibacter gottschalkii DSM 11977:
- a CDS encoding MnmC family methyltransferase: protein MSYENSARIINDDIFDLVNECFGQEKTSQNNESRLNFFDTYKNYFVLTDDGSYSINSKEINHKVETLHTSTGAISESFEKFIKPMKFDYTKDIAILDICAGLGYNSSAAIADFIKNSFDSNLKVDMVEISKATFACGLLVPSPIPEHDITKKAIEDELIRLDYATLSLEECEIPENIDINVFVEDARQTVQNLEDNTYDAIFLDPFSQNMTPELFSLEFFKEFKRIIKDNGIVATYTSSAPVRAAFIEAGFYIGLGPIFGRKQGGTLASPNPEMLDYSLPKNDEIRIALSDVGIPFRDPDLNKSSDFILSERSEERHNARHNTKISSAVKTPIFLGDAMENDEKLKRRVERNLIKMNIPSTTSPEAFYIIECEKKYSEKQDRENNSTARILDMKKRLEKVKDGDYTLT, encoded by the coding sequence ATGAGTTATGAAAATAGTGCTAGGATAATTAATGATGATATTTTTGATTTAGTGAATGAATGTTTCGGTCAGGAAAAAACTAGTCAAAATAATGAAAGCAGACTTAATTTTTTTGATACTTACAAGAATTACTTTGTTTTAACCGATGATGGATCTTATTCTATTAATTCAAAAGAAATAAATCATAAAGTTGAAACATTACATACATCTACAGGTGCAATAAGTGAGTCATTCGAGAAATTTATAAAACCGATGAAATTTGATTACACAAAAGATATTGCAATTTTAGACATTTGTGCAGGATTAGGCTACAATTCATCAGCAGCCATTGCTGATTTTATTAAAAATAGCTTTGATTCAAATTTAAAAGTAGACATGGTTGAAATTTCAAAAGCAACATTTGCCTGTGGTCTTTTAGTTCCATCCCCAATACCGGAACATGACATTACAAAAAAAGCTATTGAAGACGAATTAATCAGATTAGATTATGCAACTTTAAGTTTAGAAGAATGTGAAATTCCGGAAAATATTGATATTAATGTGTTTGTTGAAGATGCAAGGCAGACTGTTCAGAATCTTGAGGACAATACATATGATGCGATATTCCTAGATCCGTTCAGTCAGAATATGACTCCAGAACTATTTTCACTTGAGTTTTTCAAAGAATTTAAAAGAATAATAAAAGACAATGGCATTGTTGCAACATATACCTCATCAGCACCAGTAAGAGCTGCTTTTATTGAAGCTGGCTTCTATATCGGTCTTGGTCCGATTTTTGGAAGAAAACAGGGGGGAACACTTGCAAGCCCGAATCCTGAAATGCTTGATTATTCACTTCCCAAAAATGATGAAATAAGAATTGCACTTTCAGATGTTGGAATACCATTTAGAGATCCGGATTTGAATAAATCCAGTGACTTTATTTTAAGTGAAAGATCTGAAGAAAGGCACAATGCACGTCATAATACTAAAATTTCATCTGCCGTTAAAACACCAATATTTCTGGGGGATGCAATGGAAAATGATGAAAAATTAAAAAGACGTGTTGAAAGAAACCTTATTAAAATGAATATTCCGTCAACAACCTCCCCCGAAGCATTCTACATCATTGAATGTGAAAAAAAATACTCAGAAAAGCAAGACAGAGAAAACAATTCAACAGCCAGAATATTGGATATGAAAAAAAGATTAGAAAAAGTTAAAGATGGAGATTATACTTTAACATAA
- the tgtA gene encoding tRNA guanosine(15) transglycosylase TgtA, producing the protein MFEIKAKDNMGRVGVLKTKHGNVKTPALMPVIHPRKQAIDVGKYGADIVITNAYLIYKDEELKQKAIDEGLHKLINFDGPIMTDSGSFQLSVYGDVEITNREVIEFQESIKTDIGTSLDIPTAPFVDREKAESDLKITLERAKEAVEFKKENNIEMLLNSVVQGSTYLDLRQDCARQLSKLDADLYPIGAVVPLMESYHYKDLVDVVMNSMKELSDSVPRHLMGAGHPMIFALCAAMGCDLFDSAAYILYAEDDRFLTTRGTYKLENLHEMPCSCEVCTKYTPDDLRAMPKKQRRDLIAQHNLHVSFAELRRIRQAIYEGSLMELVEERCRAHPALLDAVRQLGMYACDLEKYDPRSKKSAFFYTGPESLGRSEVLRHIQKLMAMPKKRDLILLPPSRKPYSKFISGKLGDFYRYGEEHDIDLDNADFMVVDVPFGLIPLEVDEVYPLSQNSTPKIRDVDAVEFLQEFVDEFSGYYEQVLIHSRVLKDLEIEGENNLVDAEIRYAKDDVKKIKAIADYQFGVGAGEALFDGNINIEKSKKTGKIRHIYDGKTLIVNMRASDSFLVLSKEGARRLHAAMPSLSNRVVVNKDSEPFALDGKSVFCKFVVDCDDNIRSNDEVLIVNEEDELLAYGKALLGACEIKELKTGQAIKTRKGMKK; encoded by the coding sequence ATGTTTGAAATTAAAGCAAAAGATAATATGGGTCGTGTTGGAGTTTTAAAAACTAAACACGGTAATGTAAAGACTCCTGCATTAATGCCGGTTATTCATCCTAGAAAACAGGCAATTGATGTTGGGAAATATGGTGCTGATATCGTTATTACTAACGCTTATCTGATCTACAAAGATGAAGAATTGAAACAAAAGGCAATTGATGAAGGACTGCATAAATTAATTAACTTTGATGGTCCAATAATGACTGATTCGGGATCATTTCAGTTATCTGTTTATGGTGATGTGGAAATAACAAACAGGGAAGTGATTGAATTTCAGGAATCAATTAAAACCGATATTGGAACAAGCCTTGATATTCCAACAGCTCCTTTTGTTGACAGGGAAAAGGCGGAAAGTGATTTAAAAATCACATTAGAACGTGCAAAGGAAGCAGTTGAATTTAAAAAAGAAAATAATATTGAAATGTTATTGAATTCTGTTGTTCAGGGATCCACTTATCTTGATTTAAGGCAAGACTGTGCCCGCCAACTCTCAAAACTCGATGCTGATTTATATCCTATTGGTGCGGTAGTTCCTTTAATGGAATCTTACCATTACAAAGATTTGGTGGATGTTGTAATGAATTCCATGAAAGAATTGTCCGACAGTGTTCCCCGTCACTTGATGGGTGCGGGACATCCTATGATTTTTGCATTATGTGCAGCAATGGGATGCGATTTATTCGATTCGGCAGCTTACATCTTGTATGCAGAAGATGATAGATTCTTAACAACTAGAGGAACTTACAAGCTTGAGAACTTACATGAAATGCCATGCTCATGTGAAGTCTGCACTAAATACACTCCAGATGACCTGAGGGCAATGCCTAAAAAACAAAGAAGAGATTTAATTGCTCAGCACAATTTGCATGTTTCTTTTGCAGAATTAAGACGTATCAGACAAGCTATTTATGAAGGCAGTTTAATGGAACTTGTAGAGGAACGCTGTCGTGCTCACCCCGCACTTCTGGATGCAGTAAGACAACTTGGAATGTATGCCTGTGATCTGGAAAAATATGATCCGAGAAGCAAAAAATCCGCATTTTTCTACACAGGACCTGAATCATTGGGAAGATCTGAAGTATTAAGGCACATTCAAAAACTAATGGCAATGCCTAAAAAGAGGGATTTAATTTTACTTCCCCCATCAAGAAAGCCATATTCTAAATTCATTTCAGGTAAACTCGGTGACTTTTACAGATACGGCGAAGAACATGATATTGATTTGGATAATGCTGACTTTATGGTTGTTGATGTTCCATTCGGTTTGATACCTCTTGAAGTTGATGAGGTTTATCCGTTAAGTCAAAATTCAACTCCAAAAATACGTGATGTAGATGCAGTTGAGTTTTTACAGGAATTTGTTGATGAATTCTCTGGATATTATGAACAGGTATTAATACATTCAAGAGTTCTTAAGGATTTAGAAATAGAAGGGGAAAATAATCTTGTTGATGCAGAAATCAGATACGCAAAAGATGATGTTAAAAAAATAAAGGCTATTGCAGACTATCAGTTTGGTGTGGGTGCGGGTGAAGCATTATTTGATGGCAACATTAACATTGAGAAAAGTAAAAAAACAGGTAAAATAAGACACATTTATGATGGTAAAACATTAATTGTCAATATGAGGGCATCTGATTCCTTTTTGGTTTTATCAAAAGAAGGTGCAAGAAGACTTCATGCTGCAATGCCGTCTTTAAGTAACAGGGTTGTTGTAAATAAAGATTCAGAACCATTTGCACTTGATGGCAAAAGCGTATTCTGTAAATTCGTCGTTGACTGTGATGATAATATACGGTCTAATGATGAAGTTTTGATTGTAAATGAAGAAGATGAATTGCTTGCTTATGGTAAAGCATTGCTTGGAGCCTGTGAAATTAAGGAATTAAAAACTGGTCAAGCTATTAAAACACGTAAAGGTATGAAAAAGTGA
- a CDS encoding class I SAM-dependent methyltransferase, producing MVDNDKVNTGHNIEDKELIKNARKPVGELGHQILDRMNKSHESMAQWGVSHFEVKEDSKILDIGCGGGKNIERFAKQISQNGRVVGIDYSEVSVEKSAKLNQKFIDGGIVNVLQGSVSDMPFHDETFDIVTGFETIYFWPDFINDLKEVNRVLKNDGIVFFCNEAVYREGEMEKYDDLVELLDMKIYSEEVLRNSLEKTGFKDFKAYLNDENDWICVTARKI from the coding sequence ATGGTTGATAATGATAAAGTAAATACTGGTCACAATATTGAAGATAAAGAACTTATTAAAAATGCAAGAAAACCTGTTGGTGAGCTGGGACATCAGATATTGGACAGGATGAATAAATCTCACGAATCCATGGCGCAGTGGGGAGTAAGTCACTTTGAAGTAAAAGAGGATAGTAAAATATTGGATATCGGCTGTGGCGGCGGAAAGAACATTGAAAGATTTGCAAAACAAATTTCTCAAAACGGAAGAGTTGTAGGTATTGATTACTCTGAAGTAAGTGTTGAAAAATCCGCTAAATTAAACCAAAAATTCATAGATGGGGGAATTGTTAATGTTCTTCAGGGATCTGTTTCTGACATGCCGTTTCACGATGAAACTTTTGATATTGTAACTGGTTTTGAAACCATTTATTTCTGGCCTGATTTTATAAATGACTTAAAAGAAGTGAACAGGGTTCTTAAAAATGATGGTATTGTATTTTTCTGTAATGAAGCAGTATATAGGGAAGGTGAAATGGAAAAATACGATGATTTGGTTGAACTTTTGGACATGAAAATCTATTCGGAAGAAGTTTTAAGAAATTCATTGGAAAAAACTGGTTTTAAAGACTTTAAAGCTTATTTAAATGATGAAAACGATTGGATTTGTGTGACTGCTAGAAAAATTTAA
- the glmS gene encoding glutamine--fructose-6-phosphate transaminase (isomerizing): MCGIVGCILKNDDDVAPILFDCISKLEYRGYDSIGLATYSEDKIHIKKDKGKIKEVDNKLNLSDMPGNYGIAHVRWATHGDPSKLNSHPHVDERRDVAVVHNGIIENYLEIKEKLISEGHVFKSDTDTEVIPHLIEKFTNEGFDLEHAVRKTVDIIHGTYAIAAISINEPDKIVATRKDSPLIVGIGGEGYYLASDSPAILKYARDIIYPEQGEIVILDKNGVVVHDEFDNPVSKEIETINWTPEMAEKEGYNHFMIKEINEQATSVRNTLTQREHIQEIIDDIDEGIQRICFVACGTSYHASLTGKYLIESLAGIPTDVILASEFKYSANTLNDKTLVIFISQSGETADSLKALDVANETSKTLGIVNVAGSSITRRAEYVIQTQAGPEIGVAATKTYVAQLTSIYLFAALLAKNTELLEELEKVPDFIDEALEDIDFIKEISKRYNYARDFFYLGRGYSYPTALEGALKLKEITYIHGEGYAAGELKHGPLALIDEGIPVVVIAPPGDSHRKTMSNLEEVKSRGANVLAIGSADDDALKTKADDIITINPEVNEIIAPLVYVVPLQLIAYYITLEKGHDPDKPKNLAKCVTVE, from the coding sequence ATGTGTGGAATTGTTGGTTGTATTTTAAAAAATGATGATGATGTAGCTCCAATTCTTTTTGATTGTATTTCTAAATTGGAATACAGGGGATATGATTCAATAGGTCTTGCCACTTACAGTGAAGATAAGATTCACATTAAAAAAGACAAAGGTAAAATCAAGGAAGTTGATAATAAATTAAACCTATCTGATATGCCTGGAAATTATGGTATTGCTCATGTGAGATGGGCAACACATGGCGATCCTTCCAAATTAAATTCACATCCTCATGTTGATGAAAGAAGAGATGTGGCTGTTGTTCATAATGGTATTATTGAAAATTACTTGGAAATTAAAGAAAAGTTAATAAGTGAAGGTCATGTATTCAAATCTGATACTGATACTGAAGTTATTCCTCATTTAATTGAGAAATTCACAAATGAAGGTTTTGACCTTGAACATGCAGTTAGGAAAACTGTTGATATTATACATGGGACTTATGCAATTGCAGCAATATCTATTAATGAACCTGATAAAATTGTTGCAACCCGTAAGGATTCTCCATTAATTGTTGGAATCGGGGGGGAAGGATATTACCTTGCATCCGACTCTCCAGCTATTTTAAAATATGCTCGCGACATTATTTATCCTGAACAGGGGGAAATAGTCATTCTTGATAAAAATGGTGTCGTTGTTCATGATGAATTTGATAATCCAGTCAGCAAAGAAATTGAAACAATTAACTGGACACCTGAAATGGCTGAAAAAGAGGGTTATAATCACTTCATGATTAAGGAAATCAATGAACAAGCAACTTCGGTTAGAAATACTTTAACTCAAAGGGAACATATTCAGGAAATTATTGATGATATTGATGAGGGCATTCAAAGAATATGCTTTGTAGCATGCGGAACATCATATCATGCATCGTTAACTGGAAAATATTTAATAGAATCTCTTGCAGGCATTCCAACAGATGTTATTCTGGCTTCCGAGTTTAAATATTCCGCCAATACATTAAATGATAAAACTTTAGTTATATTTATTTCACAGTCCGGTGAAACTGCTGATTCACTTAAGGCCCTGGATGTGGCAAATGAAACTTCAAAAACTTTAGGTATTGTTAATGTAGCAGGTTCTTCAATTACAAGAAGGGCGGAATATGTAATTCAAACTCAGGCAGGTCCGGAAATTGGAGTTGCAGCGACAAAAACTTATGTGGCCCAACTTACTTCAATTTATTTATTTGCTGCACTGCTTGCCAAAAATACAGAATTGCTTGAAGAACTTGAAAAAGTTCCGGATTTCATTGATGAGGCTCTTGAAGATATTGATTTTATCAAAGAAATTTCAAAAAGATATAATTATGCTCGTGACTTCTTCTACTTGGGAAGAGGTTATTCATATCCCACTGCTCTTGAAGGAGCTTTGAAACTTAAGGAGATTACTTATATTCATGGTGAAGGCTATGCTGCGGGGGAACTTAAACATGGTCCTTTAGCCTTGATTGATGAAGGCATTCCTGTTGTTGTTATTGCGCCACCGGGAGATTCTCACAGGAAAACAATGAGTAACTTAGAAGAAGTTAAATCCAGAGGAGCTAATGTACTGGCTATTGGTTCGGCTGATGATGATGCACTAAAAACTAAAGCAGATGATATTATTACAATTAATCCGGAAGTAAATGAGATAATCGCACCTTTAGTTTATGTTGTTCCTCTTCAGCTGATTGCATATTATATTACTCTTGAAAAAGGGCATGACCCTGATAAACCTAAAAATCTAGCAAAATGTGTGACTGTTGAATAA